The Hyperolius riggenbachi isolate aHypRig1 chromosome 3, aHypRig1.pri, whole genome shotgun sequence genome window below encodes:
- the PSMB6 gene encoding proteasome subunit beta type-6: MAAMKMLFPGASALTGGEPADMDWMHREVSTGTTIMAVEFDGGVVMGADSRTTTGAYIANRVTDKLTPVHDRIFCCRSGSAADTQAIADAVAYQLGFHSIELEGPPLVHTAATLFKEMCYRYREELMAGIIVAGWDPRKGGQVYTVPVGGMMVRQQFSVGGSGSSYIYGFVDSTYRSGMTKEECLKFTANALALAMERDGSSGGVIRLAAITEGGVERQVILGNELPKFPIS, encoded by the exons ATGGCGGCGATGAAGATGCTGTTTCCAGGGGCCTCGGCTCTGACAGGCGGGGAGCCGGCTGACATGGACTGGATGCACCGGGAGGTCTCCACCGGG ACCACAATCATGGCGGTGGAGTTCGATGGCGGAGTGGTGATGGGCGCTGATTCACGGACGACCACTGG GGCGTACATTGCTAACAGAGTAACGGACAAGCTCACCCCGGTGCACGATCGCATCTTCTGCTGCCGCTCCGGCAGTGCCGCCGACACCCAGGCCATCGCGGACGCCGTCGCCTACCAGCTGGGGTTTCACAG CATTGAGCTGGAAGGTCCGCCCCTGGTGCACACAGCCGCCACCCTCTTCAAGGAGATGTGCTACCGATACCGCGAGGAGCTGATGGCCGGGATCATCGTGGCTGGATGGGACCCCAGGAAAGGGGGGCAg GTGTACACCGTGCCGGTGGGCGGGATGATGGTGCGTCAGCAGTTCTCTGTAGGGGGGTCCGGCAGCTCCTATATATACGGCTTTGTGGATTCTACATACAGATCGGGAATGACCAAAGAAGAGTGTCTGAAGTTCACAGCCAATG CTCTGGCGTTGGCGATGGAACGGGACGGCTCCAGTGGGGGAGTGATTCGCCTTGCCGCCATCACAgaaggaggggtggagaggcaggtCATCCTGGGGAACGAGCTCCCCAAGTTTCCCATATCCTGA